The stretch of DNA ACCAGATTTCTCTTGTAGATTCGTCAAATTCTTTCATAGACTCCCCAAGTCCCTTTAAATCTTTCTTGATCTGTGCAACATACTGGTTTATCTCCTCAAAATTCTCTTTACGGTATATTGTTTGGTTTTTAAACTCTAGGTCCTCTTGCTTATCGTCAGacttgaaaaatgaattgatcTTTTCTTGCTTCGCCTGCTTCTTTTGTTCCTgcttttgttgttcttcaTCCTCATGAAGTATTTTATCTTCTTTAAATAGATTATCAGAAGGGTGTACTGTCGGGCTTATagtattcaattgataaaaatgttGCTTTTGATGTTCTTTGgaattaaaatcattaaattgtTGAGTCGACATGGTATTCAATAGTTTATCCTGCAGTTCCTTAAGTTTCTTCAATTGCTGATTGAAATTGTCATTAAAAAACGAGCCCTTGCTTCTAACTTCCTCTGCCATCTTTTTCACATCATCCAATACGTCAATTTGAGTCCATAATTTATCCAGATAAGTTGCACTTGGCTTTGTGGGTGGTACTTTGTCTAAAGTAGCAACACTCTGTGTATCTTGTGTTGAATAATTGTCACCAGTAGTATTTGTGGTTGTTCGTGATAATCTATAATGACCACTGCTAGAACCTGTCCGTGTGGGTTTCGGTTGGTTGGGTAAAAACTGCGTTGTAAAACTGGCATTGTTAAATGAAGACACTGAGGTGGTATGAGAATGTCGAGCTGGTACAGCCAATTTCGTAGAATTATTGCTCCTCACTGGCTGTATTGTATTTCTTTGGTTCATGATGAGTTAGAAGTTTAAGGTTGGTGTTGAAGTAGGCAGTATAATTTATGagtttgtgtgtgtgtgtgtggaAGTATTCTATATCTTGTGTTTTGTGGGtcgtgttttttttttctttattttatttttaatatttcaatttactTTATGGCTTGATATATTCCATGAGTGACTACCATGGAAGAAATACATATAAGCTCTTCCATTTTGCAAGATAGTGATTCAGCTCCCCCAAACCATTTTCAGCATGCTCAACAGCAAGAGCAACCATCATGGAAGAAATTGCTATACTTGCAACAACCATTTCCAGACAATTACACTGATCAATCTTTTCTATCTCAATTGAAGAGAAACACAACTGTTGCCAAATATTCCTACAAAAATTTGGTACAGGCGttttcatttattgttttctaTATCTCGTGCATCCTTTTAGTTATTTTGATGTTTATTGGAATATATGAGAAGCAATGGGACCCCATAATACCCACATTAATTAGCACCGGTATTTCCCTAGTCGGTTTTTTCAGTTTAAAGAATCTATCAATGAACATGAGGTCGTTGATGGTAATTACATTTATACTCCTTATTGTGTCTCCAATATTGAAATCGCTAACAAAATCCACTTCATCGGACTCAATTTGGGCAATTTCCTGCGTGTTGTGTTTAGCAAACTCGATATTTCATGACTATTCAATGAAAGTGAGTTATCGTCCAATAGTTTCCACAAACATATCTTTATCAAACGCTATTGTGTTGGCGTCTAGATTGAGCACGACATTAGACgtatttttgtttgtgttGTTCGCTATTGAAGTTAATATACTACTACCGTTATTTGATGCAAAGATCCGACTCCTGGGTCTAGAAACTATTCATTGGCCAATAGCATTTCTAACTTTTAATTTGACCAGTTATTTGATGTATATTTTGTTAAACTATAAGTTTTTGGTTTACTGGATTTTGTCTGTTTTTGTGATGGTGGTCATCATGCCTATATATTTCTTGTCCTTGCAGAGGTATAAAAACGAGATACAAGGACCATGGGATGTGGCGAAACCAAAGTTAATGAAGTCAAGTATACAAAGCTGACCTTATAGAAGATAATATacacttttcttttcagtGTCGTCAATAGGGTGAACTAtctaatttattatataaaatTATTCACTAAAGCAAACCAAGACTACAAAAGAAACACAAACCTTAAAAACATAAGCATTTTATCAGATAAAACTTAAGCTAAAGCACCCATAGGGTCATAATATGGCAATGTATTGAATTCTTTGCTTTTCCAGATATCGTATGCTTTCTTTCCTGAATACTTCTTGTTTGTCACAATTTGGAAAACATATTCATCAAACCATTCATCGGTCATCATAAACCAACCCTTTTGACCAGAATCTTCGCCCCATGAATTTTCAATCTTCCATCTTACtggtttgtttgtttgtggGTCGATGTGCACTCCAGTGATCACCATAGCATGTGTCATTTGGGATGAACCAACCTTCAATCTCTGCAGTTTGGTGATATCCAAGCTAAAGTCAAAAGCAGTTGAATAGTCATAGGCAGTTGTGTCCAAAATTCCAGATTTTGAATCGGAAAACTTGCCAACATCTGAACCAAAAAACACAGGCTCATTATCTTTCAACATTTTAATTGCAACTTGTTTAATCTCGTCAATTTCGAGATTGatatattcaattggtTTTCCACCAAATATGTTATTTAACCTTTCGACAGTGTATAATTTGTTGTACTCGTTTCTAGGATCATGGATCAAAGAAAAGTGTTCGGAAGCATCAAAGCGGACATGAGTCTTGTAAAAGTCTAATGGATTGGTTTTAAAAGACTTGTATTTCCCATCTTTGTCGATAAATTCCCACAAAAACTCGTCAGTTGGCTTAGGTGGTGTTCCTAAAGCTAAAGCGATTGTCTTATAGATAGATTTAATAGCACTTGCCTTGAAAGAACTAATAACATTCTTTGGTGCATCTTTAGCTATTAAACTTCTAAGCTTAAGTCCATATTCCCTTAATTTTTCCGTGACAacataattcaattttgacGAGTTAGTTGATTGGGCATTATCTGGGAATACCTCATTTGGGACTACACCATATTTGTTAACCAAATTCACAATCATATCCCATTGACCACCATCATTAACTGGGTTGCTAAACAAATAACTGATTAATCTAGAATCCAAGTCTTCACTGGATGTGTCTTCAATGTTCTCCAAGAAAAAGTTTGCTTTTTCTAACTTGTCGTAAAAGTACAAGTAGGATTGAGAAAGTTGAAAGTCGTCCTCTTTCAAATTGTAATTCTTGATGACGTGGGTTCGTAATACGTTGGATGAGGCAAAAATCCAGCATCTTCCAGACAGTTTCTGGTTGTTAAGGTGAGCTGGTGATCCAATGGTATCAACTGTGatattaaacaaatatCTATCTTTTAAAGATTGTTTGCCGACAGAATTCTTTGCAATAACATCAACAATGGCGTTCTTGGCAAGAGCATTTTGAGCTAAAAGATTCTTTGTCTGGGATTTGAAATCATCTTCCCATTTAGATAAGATGTTTTCGGAGATTGGGTTGATTTCGTTCTCAGcattttctaattcaaGTCCCTCAAATTGTTCACGGAAATTATCAAAGGTAGAAGTCGATGAGTAAGGCTTTTCATTAAagatttcttcttctgtttCTGGTAATGGTGACTTTGTGGAGGCAGgcattattgttttggatGTGTTGGAACCCATAACCTGGTTAATATTTGCTAATTTTggtaaaaataaatgaaatgacCCAAAATTAGCTTTCAGAATAAGAAAGATCAAGCCTATTTATACTTGTTTTTATCCTTATGAGATAAGAACCACAGTTTGTAGATAATGCGGACAAAAAATCAATGTTCTATCTCCACATTTGCTCGTTTTCCCTTTTCCGAGTTTAGTTGGTGGTGCCACCTCCTTAATTAAAACGAGATATCCCTATCTACTACGCGGCACAACATTTAACTTTCGGATAACCACTGAGGTGTATGATTTAATAGGAGTTAATTGTCtgaatttttttctacATTAAAACAAACTTTAATAATGTACTAGTGATACTTAGCTACTTCAAAAATAGAGCAATACTTACGTACATAATTTCCCACCTAAATACTCTTGAGCAATATTTTTTATGAAATCCTCATCAATATGCATATGTTCTGCTTCGATCGATAGAAAATCAACTGAATTCTTTTCGTAAAGGGTTTTTAATCCAATGTAGTCGTTCTTGTATAATTCCGTATAAAGAAAGGGGATACTTCTCTTGTGCTCTGGGTCAAAATCATGAAACTGTGAACTCTCTTTAGGCACAAGAGTGGTATCTTCGGTAAAACTTACTAACActaatttgttcaattttgaaaagtttTCCTTGTAAGTTGCATTCTTTTCATCGCGCTCGTTGTTTATATCTGCCAAGTAATTTGAATGCTCTAAATATTGGTCTATGTTTGCTGGATCTCTAAAATACTGTGCTGGTATAACTCGCTTTTGAACACTATCGTGCCAAACTTGCTTCTTCAATAATGCATTTCTCCGTTTGCATAACCAATCAAAACGGTCTTTGCATAGAGGTAGTTCCAGCACTCCCAAATGCGGAGAACCAAAAGTTATTAAATTGTTCACTTCTAAGGGGCATCTTTCTATCAAACCTCTCATAAAAACCCCACCTTGAGAGAATCCAATAGAATCAAACCCATGCAGTAATTCAGTGATATTTCGAAGTTGTTGGCACACCTCgtcaatttgtttgttggCATCCCCAAAAAAAGACTTTTGTTCATCGGAAGAAGGGTTATCATCTAAACGTATTGCATAGACAAATATTCCTGGATACATGCTGTCTAATATTTCATGGACTTTATGTATACCGGACGTGTTATAGTTGTCACCTAAACCATGCCAAATTACGACTGGTCGGTAAGTATCGGTTGTCGACAAAACAGGTTCTGGGAAACTTGTGGACACATCAAAATTTGTCGCTGGTATAAGCAGAAGTATAGTTTGTTGGACGTTGAATAAATTCAGTAATAACATTGCTCTTGTGGTTTGGCCAACTTAATACAAGTTTATTGTGGATCTGGTGTGCGCCGATATGTATTTATCGAGCacatttgttttattcCATGATACACGACATTATTTTTTCGGGAACTTCATTTCACTTGCAACCATTTCTGCTAATTGGTAATGTAAACTGTTCTACATAGCCGTGCTCAGTCAAATATGAAACTTAACATCAAATCTAGTTCCTTTAaactatataaatattcaatatcaaataatcaTAACTGCATAAGTGAATATATAACAAACTATAATAACATCAACATTAACTACTGCAAAAAACAGTAAATCAGTAAGAACATTCTTTTGGAATTTCTAATGCGTATATTCTTGTAAAACAGATTTCAAAACATCTGGATACCATTTTTTTGCAACGTCTTGATGAGATTTGATTCTGTTTCTAAAAACGGCATGGCCAATTGGTTCTTTGCTCACATCCGGCTCAAATTGGAATCCAGTATCAACCCCCCAgtcttttatttttttgtctcgttcatttttcaaatcaatcacCTCTTGGGGCAAATTATCTACAACACCCTTTGAGCTGTCCAAATCAATAGTTTGGAAAAACGGAATTGAGATTCTTGTCCCTGTTCCTTTTTCGGGTACTAAAACACGATGGATTGTAGCCTTGGCCACACCACCAGTAATAGCTTGCAAAGTTTGACCATTGTTAACAACTAGGTGACCTGGAATATTAGGAACTGTTATCCAATGGCCTTGGAAATTTTGAACCTGCAACGAGTTCTGGTGCTCGGTAGCTTGGTAGATATAGGTTATCAAATCGGAGTCTCTGTGAGGTCCAACACCTTGGTTAGTTTCCGGTGTATCGTCTAAAGCGGCAGATTTTGTTCCATCTAACTCTGAAACGTCTGGATAAgcaattaatttcattttacATTGTTGGTTTTCTTTGAAATATCTATTCAACGCTTTGGGATCAACTCCAATAGATTCAGCAACCAAGTCTTTAAAGACATTGCTCAATGCAGTCATCTTTTCTATAAATCTTTCAATGGTAGGTCTAAATTTAGGAATGACTTCAGGATTTGGCCATAAGTTAGGTCcttcaatatttttgtaCAATGGCTCACCTTCTTTTGGTGCTGGTAATTCTGTGGCAAGATCTATTTGTTCTCTCCAATCAGTGTGTGATGCAGTTATTTCATTGGCTAATCTGGTGTAACCTAAAAAATGGGGACTATTGAGCATTTCACATTgaagtttttcttttgctgGTAACGCAAAAAACTCAATAGCTTGCTGCTTAATTGACTGTAAGTCTTCCTCTGTGGGTCCTAAAGATTCATAATTCTTTAATAACAAAAACCCCACATTGATTATGGCATCCCGCACCTCTTCCAAAAACTTTGACCTGGTGGCTGGATCGAAAGCCTCTTGCAAATCAATGATAGGAATTTCTTGGAATGACATGGTTGCACTTGTAAGATAAATAaggaaaatgaaataatatAGTGGCAGTCAGATTAGGTATTAAGGTTAAAATGactatttatatattagtgaagatgaaaatttgttgtgttaaatttttcttgggTTTTGTACGAGATGACT from Candida albicans SC5314 chromosome R, complete sequence encodes:
- a CDS encoding uncharacterized protein (Has domain(s) with predicted palmitoyl-(protein) hydrolase activity and role in cellular protein modification process), giving the protein MLLSNLFNVQQTILSLIPATNFDVSTSFPEPVLSTTDTYRPVVIWHGLGDNYNTSGIHKVHEILDSMYPGIFVYAIRLDDNPSSDEQKSFFGDANKQIDEVCQQLRNITELSHGFDSIGFSQGGVFMRGLIERCPLEVNNLITFGSPHLGVSELPLCKDRFDWLCKRRNALLKKQVWHDSVQKRVIPAQYFRDPANIDQYLEHSNYLADINNERDEKNATYKENFSKLNKLVLVSFTEDTTLVPKESSQFHDFDPEHKRSIPFLYTELYKNDYIGLKTLYEKNSVDFLSIEAEHMHIDEDFIKNIAQEYLGGKLCT
- a CDS encoding uncharacterized protein (Ortholog of C. dubliniensis CD36 : Cd36_29810, C. parapsilosis CDC317 : CPAR2_206030, Candida tenuis NRRL Y-1498 : CANTEDRAFT_102086 and Debaryomyces hansenii CBS767 : DEHA2F14014g), giving the protein MNQRNTIQPVRSNNSTKLAVPARHSHTTSVSSFNNASFTTQFLPNQPKPTRTGSSSGHYRLSRTTTNTTGDNYSTQDTQSVATLDKVPPTKPSATYSDKLWTQIDVLDDVKKMAEEVRSKGSFFNDNFNQQLKKLKESQDKLLNTMSTQQFNDFNSKEHQKQHFYQLNTISPTVHPSDNLFKEDKILHEDEEQQKQEQKKQAKQEKINSFFKSDDKQEDLEFKNQTIYRKENFEEINQYVAQIKKDLKGLGESMKEFDESTREIW
- the GPI2 gene encoding phosphatidylinositol N-acetylglucosaminyltransferase (Subunit of the GPI-N-acetylglucosaminyl transferase (GPI-GnT) that catalyzes the first step in GPI anchor biosynthesis); protein product: MEEIHISSSILQDSDSAPPNHFQHAQQQEQPSWKKLLYLQQPFPDNYTDQSFLSQLKRNTTVAKYSYKNLVQAFSFIVFYISCILLVILMFIGIYEKQWDPIIPTLISTGISLVGFFSLKNLSMNMRSLMVITFILLIVSPILKSLTKSTSSDSIWAISCVLCLANSIFHDYSMKVSYRPIVSTNISLSNAIVLASRLSTTLDVFLFVLFAIEVNILLPLFDAKIRLSGLETIHWPIAFLTFNLTSYLMYILLNYKFLVYWILSVFVMVVIMPIYFLSLQRYKNEIQGPWDVAKPKLMKSSIQS
- the LAP3 gene encoding bleomycin hydrolase (Putative aminopeptidase; positively regulated by Sfu1; clade-associated gene expression; virulence-group-correlated expression; induced by alpha pheromone in SpiderM medium; Hap43-induced; Spider and flow model biofilm induced) codes for the protein MGSNTSKTIMPASTKSPLPETEEEIFNEKPYSSTSTFDNFREQFEGLELENAENEINPISENILSKWEDDFKSQTKNLLAQNALAKNAIVDVIAKNSVGKQSLKDRYLFNITVDTIGSPAHLNNQKSSGRCWIFASSNVLRTHVIKNYNLKEDDFQLSQSYLYFYDKLEKANFFLENIEDTSSEDLDSRLISYLFSNPVNDGGQWDMIVNLVNKYGVVPNEVFPDNAQSTNSSKLNYVVTEKLREYGLKLRSLIAKDAPKNVISSFKASAIKSIYKTIALALGTPPKPTDEFLWEFIDKDGKYKSFKTNPLDFYKTHVRFDASEHFSLIHDPRNEYNKLYTVERLNNIFGGKPIEYINLEIDEIKQVAIKMLKDNEPVFFGSDVGKFSDSKSGILDTTAYDYSTAFDFSLDITKSQRLKVGSSQMTHAMVITGVHIDPQTNKPVRWKIENSWGEDSGQKGWFMMTDEWFDEYVFQIVTNKKYSGKKAYDIWKSKEFNTLPYYDPMGALA
- a CDS encoding uncharacterized protein (Has domain(s) with predicted oxidoreductase activity, acting on paired donors, with incorporation or reduction of molecular oxygen, 2-oxoglutarate as one donor, and incorporation of one atom each of oxygen into both donors activity): MSFQEIPIIDLQEAFDPATRSKFLEEVRDAIINVGFLLLKNYESLGPTEEDLQSIKQQAIEFFALPAKEKLQCEMLNSPHFLGYTRLANEITASHTDWREQIDLATELPAPKEGEPLYKNIEGPNLWPNPEVIPKFRPTIERFIEKMTALSNVFKDLVAESIGVDPKALNRYFKENQQCKMKLIAYPDVSELDGTKSAALDDTPETNQGVGPHRDSDLITYIYQATEHQNSLQVQNFQGHWITVPNIPGHLVVNNGQTLQAITGGVAKATIHRVLVPEKGTGTRISIPFFQTIDLDSSKGVVDNLPQEVIDLKNERDKKIKDWGVDTGFQFEPDVSKEPIGHAVFRNRIKSHQDVAKKWYPDVLKSVLQEYTH